The following coding sequences lie in one Ostrea edulis chromosome 8, xbOstEdul1.1, whole genome shotgun sequence genomic window:
- the LOC130049101 gene encoding toll-like receptor 4 isoform X2 — protein MRNSKTLQFVNFENYTCAFGNSSDFSLKNIDDLLQILGKQCSSYALIIVIITSLIIIVLTLTVSRIVYRYRWKLRYMYYIARENYQGNADKYDLVRETSHRFDAFISYADEDRSVVLSLVKVLEKDYGLKFCLHQRDFIPGTDIAVNITNAIHSSSRTVCCMTSRYIESYWCMFELNMARMEAIYSRNGKNILFLIALEKNTMKQLPFHLMDLIETKSYLDYPNCDDERIAFQSKLGDFLRTSDGE, from the coding sequence ATGCGTAACTCCAAAACATTGCAATtcgtaaattttgaaaattataccTGTGCATTTGGGAATTCATCGGATTTCTCCTTAAAAAATATTGACGATCTACTGCAGATCTTGGGGAAACAATGCTCGTCGTATGCACTTATTATAGTTATCATAACGTCGTTGATCATCATCGTTTTGACTTTAACAGTGAGTCGCATTGTATATAGATACAGATGGAAGCTCCGCTATATGTATTATATCGCCAGAGAAAATTACCAAGGGAACGCTGACAAATATGATTTGGTGAGAGAGACATCACATCGATTTGACGCTTTCATTTCATATGCTGATGAAGACAGAAGCGTTGTTTTAAGCCTCGTTAAGGTTCTAGAGAAAGATTATGGTTTGAAGTTTTGCTTACATCAACGAGATTTTATTCCCGGAACAGATATCGCTGTTAATATCACAAACGCCATTCATTCCAGCAGCCGAACAGTCTGTTGTATGACGTCACGCTACATCGAGTCATATTGGTGTATGTTTGAATTAAACATGGCGCGAATGGAGGCGATATATTCTCGTAATGGAAAAAATATCCTGTTTCTGATAGCGTTGGAAAAGAACACAATGAAACAACTGCCTTTTCATCTGATGGATCTCATCGAGACCAAGTCGTACCTGGATTATCCAAACTGTGACGACGAAAGGATTGCCTTTCAGTCGAAACTTGGAGATTTTCTGAGAACTTCTGATGGCGAATGA